Genomic DNA from Geotrypetes seraphini chromosome 7, aGeoSer1.1, whole genome shotgun sequence:
GGATTGGGCAATCAGCAGGCACATCCAGGAATTCATCTTCCCCACTTGATATTATAGTGTCCTGTCCAAAAAGGTTTTATAACAGGCCTTTAGAAGGATGTCATGATCTATTAGGTCGAAAGCCACTGTGAGATcaagttgtatgagtagcatttttttgcctttgcttaggtgttgtttggctgtgtctaggagactagtagtgtttctgtactgtagttgccATGCCTGATCAGTTCTGTTGCTCAATTGAGCATGCAAGAGCCAAAGCACACCTGTTGACTCAATTGCTGCTTCTGGCTGCCCAGGCAGTACTCATGAGACCTCTTTTGCTAGTGGAACAGAAGGGGCCCAAGCACCCCTCTTGCCTAATTTCTTAGCTCTGAAAGAATAGTACTGGTTTCATGActttgaagtaaatatttttagCTACTCTGTGTATGACTAGCAGGAAAAAGATTACTGTAGTAGCAACCACTGCACATACAGGTTATCTTTCCATTTTTAATTACCTTTAATAATTGCATATTGCTAATAGTGTTTCTAGAACTGTACAAGTTCCAGTTTAACCACTTTTTCTTTATTACCTAGACTGGAAGAAGACTAATGCCTCGTTCAGCACctccaaaaacaaaagaaaagacaaGTGAAGATGATCACACTCTACGAGTACAAGAGGAGTACCGGTATTTTTTTACGTGGCAGTAAAGAGAGCTTGAACTTTGAAAGGAACAGATGGAGCAATGCATGCTCTGAGGGTATGCTGACCATCACTTGTAGAAATGAGATGTTTGGGGTTTACAATGCAGTTCTTCTGAGGTTCATCATAGATCATTTCCTGCTCTAAATTATTGTAACAGAACCACTAACACTTAACTGATAGCTTTTACAGTCCCCATCATCTCAAGCTATGGTTCGGTCCAGGTAATTGACCTGTTactattttttttgttaaattttgcTTTACCTTATCAAGGATGATAATCACCACCCTCCTCTCGCATCTGCTTTTGGACATTTCTGTGATTCAAGATTTTTATGGATACATTAGAATCTAACACTGCACACCAGCTTCGATAATAAGTATTGGTTCATTGTCTATGGAATCTTTTTGGACCCAAGGTCCTTTTCTAAGCTCCCCTCTGCCTCCTAGGTTTGAAAAACCTCTCTGCAAGAACAGCTATTTAATATTGGTAATTATGCCTGCCTCCAGTCTCTTCACCTCCACGTGGTTAATATGAGTCACAATTGTGCCACTTCTCATTCATTTAGAAAGGGTTGAGAATTATTACTTTTATAATTAGCCAGTGCAAAAAGATTTGTTAAAggcagaaatgcttttaaaaacagGCCCTTGCTTGGTGAGGCTAAGAAGTTTGTAGTAAAACAAGATTAAAACTTGAGAACTGCCCTCTAAATGAGACTATATGAAAAAGCAACAGCATAACATGCTGAAAACCTAATTAATTTTCCATATTCAAGGCAGTTCAATCTAGCTATGATGTAAATGTAACTTTCTCTACTCATAGTCATGTAGAAGTGTCACATATAGCAGGAAAACATAAACCAATCTTTCATTAAACTAGCTAGGTAAATACTAGCTttcttttagagcaggggtgtccaatgacggtcctcgagggccgcagtccagtcgggttttcaggatttccccaatgaatatacatgaggtctatttgcatgcactgctttcattgtatgctaatagatctcatgcatagtcactggggaaatcctgaaaacccgactggactgcagccctcgaggaccgacattggacacccctgttttagagagTTCATGTCTTCAATAGCACATATTTTGATAACAGCTGCCCATAATTTTCTGCTTCTGGTCTAGTCAGTACAATGCAGTTTAGTcagatcattaaaaaaaacacaacctcCTGTTAGCCAAAAAGTTGATTTTTTTTACACAATAGTCATAATTGTTAGGGAGTAATTCTCCCCCCAAGGATACAGCAAGAGGATGCTAAATCTACCTTCATCTAAACAGTACATTGTGAGAAGGGTGGGAGCAAAAGGTTAAGAGCTAACAAAGTTAACCAGAATGTCATTTCAAATCAGTGCGTTTGATAACCTCTGCTACCAACTTATGATAATTTATTGCAATTTCTGTATTTTATATTTCCTGTACATTCACTTATGTAATACATGAAGGCTTTCACACTGTAAAAAAATTAACAAATCTTTATTACATAAACAAAAATAAACGAACAACTACCCTCAGCATGAGTCAACATATTGTTTCAGCCAGAAATATACAAAATGTTTAACATTTTGAAGAGGTTATTCTCTCATTTctccatcctcctcctcctcctctacacCTCGAATATACAGAACATTGTTGCATCTGCAAAAAGAACATTTATATACTTAGGGTTAATTCAAAATGTGAATAAAAACTAGCTAAAGGCCTGATTTTCAGAGCCCCCCACCCCAGACACAGAGTGAAAGATGCACTTTGGGAAAAATTtaagactacacttctccctccgtatcctggaggttaggggcagagccggcccgcgaatattaaaaacccGCAAATATTTTGGCcggctcctgccccatgcagatcactcataggaaatggctgccgtgagctcccttcatagtctcgagagactacgggagctcacggcagccatttcctatgagtgatctacaCGGGGCCGGAGTGtagaaagatcactcctgccctaaaaacccgctagaccaccaggtaaggcttaaaggggggtcTAAGAGGGCTTAAAAAGAGCCCAAAAATGAAAATGGGCCCCCTCAAAAAAAatcagattcggagggagaagtgtactaaatTTATTTCAATACCTCTGATTTTAAGTAGTAAGCCTGtataccagtgtatcgcaaattgtgtgccaTGGCGACATTCCAGATGTGTGCCAGAGAATGACATGCAGCGAGTATCACTGTCAGCATCTTACCCCTTTTCCCTTTGGTAAACGTTCTGCCAGCATGAGAGCTCAGAGCCGTTCCCGCACaggcctccaagcatgcgtggttgttgacgtgatgacatcacagccTCAAttcccacacatgctcagagtaCCTGTATAAATGAGCTTTAAGTTTTATAATAAAATAGATTCATATAACACCAAGGATACCAACAGTAGTGACAGTGTAAAGGCATAAAAATGTCATTGCCTGAAGCAGAATCTGCTCCATCATAGATCTACATTGGGATTTTAGATTGGCTTTGGTAAAGATCAGTAAacactcaaggcaagttacatagATACATGAAGGTTGAGTGGTGGGGAGTTTGTATGATATCCAGAATTACCTTATCAAAACTTCACCAAGATGTCCAGACAATGCTCCATCTATGTATTCTTCTGTGTTCGCAAGCtatagaaagagaaaaaaaactgcCTTGAAATCTGACTCGAGGAAATAATGGAATCTTCTGACTTAAATCTCTCATTAACTAATGGACAGATCAGCTAAGTAGCCTGGTCCTTTCTTAAGGATCCAAGCAGAAATGTTAACATATctatccctttttctttttttatcataTGACTTTTAAACAATGCTTTTGACTTCACTCAACAAttataaagtaccgtattttcacgtagataacacgcacccgtgtaaaacgcgcacacgggtatagcgcgcggaaagcacaaatttatgtacagaaatttttatataccgcgcacacccgtataccgcgcgtgctggccgactctcctttcgcccgccccgactctcctctggccaccccgactctcctttcgcccgccccgactctcctctcccccttgaagtcctgtccccaccctgaaagcctgatgcccccccccagacgtccgattcaccccccgctggaccgctcgcaccctcaccccgaaggaccgctcgcacccccacagcctcccgaccccccccccatcatgtagaagctcctaccggtgtcctgctgctttctcttggtggtcccggcccttctgtgagccctgcgcctgcgctgcttcctcttccagcggttcgccctttctctaagtcaatccctcttgccccgccgactccccgacacgatcggggcaagagggagctcaagccctcttgccccagccaaccgcggcacccccgacacgatcggggcaagagggagctcaagccctcttgccccagccaaccgcggcacccccgacacaatcggggcaagagggagctcaagccctcttgccccagccaaccgcggcacccccgacacgatcggggtaagagggagctcaagccctcttgccccgccgactccccaactccccgacaatattgggccaggagggagcccaaaccctccttttttttttaattctttatttattagattattcattacaatatctttgtaacaaacatgcatgaatgaacacaaaaaatacaaatgtaaattccctaacgggaattaacataatataaggaaacaatttcaaccatatcctagtccacattaaagctgatcgccagtacaaataaaacatcaaagcaaatctttctatctactatctaggaacaggcaaatggctattatatgtattatacatcatcctcctaaaataaactgaatattaggaattaaactttcaacaaaggtttctctttgataaaatcttctacctgggctggatcaaaaaacacatatttatcatttccatatgatatcaggcatttacatggaaattttaagaagaaagtagctccgactgccaaaacctttggctttagctgaaggaactgtttcctcttaaactgggtttgtctagagacatctggaaaaattatcacccgttgaccacaaaacatctcttgctttttcaggaaatataatttcaagatATCTTGCTTCTCAAGCTCTGTCTTaaaggtcacgagaagagttgctcgtttctcaattatgtctttagatgactccaaaaactgtgatacattcaaactctcaggtgatactattctatccattccaccttcatctaccttttctttggaatctctTGAGATGTAATATAAATTTTcgacctcaaaggtctccactttattataatgtaatatttccctcaaatacattctcaagagTTCCATTGAAGAGAGGTAATGTGTGATCGGAAAATTTAACAGGCGAAGATTCTTAActctaatagcattttccattttttctaatttagcatgtatcatcatactatcctttatattagaaacagcactggcttgtaaattacctactgcctgatctaacttttcaacctttacagctgtttctccaatttttttatcttgttctttaattttcacagttacatcagatgaaaattgacataagttcaaaacggttttttgtaaagatgactctattctgttaatgctaagccaaacatcatttaaagtgatCACTTTATCCTTGGGGAGAACGTCCGAGCTTTGCCCAGTAATCATCTGCactggggttagttctttagcttgccccagggattgtcctgaaacctccagaccagataATAACAATGATTGGGGGGAAGAAGAAgttattccttccttaaaaggggaaggagattcttctaaccgtagggaatatgatggttgaggaggtggtgttggttccccagaagataaggagacagcttgaatattaacagttacctgttcctcaacaggaggcaagataggaactagagaatgacacggtgacggtttacccgcggccaccgcatttaagccgcgggtcaccgccgaaaacggggaagaaaactagcagtcgctgcggtgacggggacaaggccattcaccgaccgcggaaacggtgaacaggtttgtccccgcgggccaatgtacccccttctaggaaccgctatttacctgtgtttcaccgtgctcctcattttgtcagatcaacccctcccgacaatcgcagcagaagggtacccaacccctcctgccggtcctcccaatggcctcccctaagatcgccggcaggagggtacccaacccctcctgctggaccccccccccaacgaaccctcccaccccggaacccccttagtcttactttccaagttggaccggacagctcctcgctcgtctggccagcaggcctgcctccgtccaaatgaggcgggcccgcccctaccctgcccaacccacaggatcctagggcctgattggtctaggcacctaaagccactcccgctataggaggggccttaggtgcttgggccaatcaggccctaggatcctgtgggttaggcagcgatcacggcaggagggcacccaacccctcctgtagacccccccaacggccctcccgacaatcgcagcagaagggtacccaacccctcctgccggtcctcccaatggcctcccctaagatcgccggcaggagggtacccaacccctcctgctggacccccccccaacgaaccctcccaccccggaacccccttagtcttactttccaagttggaccggacagctcctcgctcgtctggccagcaggcctgcctccgtccaaatgaggcgggcccgcccctcccctgcctaacccacaggatcctagggcctgattggcccaagcacctaaggcccctcctatagcgggagtggctttaggtgcctagaccaatcaggccctaggatcctgtgggttgggcagggtaggggcgggcccgcctcatttggacggaggcaagcctgctggccatacgtgtgaggagccgtccggtccaacttggaaagtaagactaagggggttccggggtgggagggttcgttggggggggggggtccagcaggaggggttgggtaccctcctgccggcgatcttaggggaggccattgggaggaccggcaggaggggttgggtacccttctgctgcgattgtcgggagggccgttgggggggtctacaggaggggttgggtgccctcctgccgtgatcgctggggggaggggagacttgcagcactgcttatacagcgactctggctgtgaggaactacagtaaggccagtgttgaacagacttctatggtctttgttccatgtgtggtaagacagattaggatgtgttagatagggcttcaacagcaatttcagtagttggaacattagaacaaagtcaggcagatttctacagtgtgtgtctcatgtatggcaagacagattagaatcagtgttccctctaagcgggcgggtgttgtgagcaaacttttttcactgtgagctaaaaatatcgggcgccagcaagttatgagccaaataaatatgttgctttctaccacagaacttccttacgtttgtatggaatctatcccctttcaactttagagagtgccctctcgttctccctgccttagctactaagtctattcccttcagtaccttgaatgtttctatcatgtcccctctcaatctcctctgctcaagggagaagaggcccagtttctctaatctttcgctgtacggcaactcctccagccccttaaccattttagttgctcttctctggatcctttcgagtagtaccgtgtccttcttaaagtaccagtgctggacgcagtactccaggtgagggcgtaccatggcccggtacagcagcatgataaccttctctgtctcttcagtccagcatctgccccttccattcactgtctgtctttccctgccatctctcctcctgcccccccccaccccccaatttggtctagcatccatcatcttccttctgttcccctcatggtctggcatctctatccttccctcccccctgtggtttttagcatatctctcttctcatttcctccactcagatctgatcattctctgctctctcttcccttttcttctctggtcttccttctctattttctgcctccatctaaattaaattctttcttactatttagtcccgtttccctcttttcactgtgtctacacacagcttgtcacccctttccctcacccctccattatcttactattttcttccccctttatttatctcctccttccatccagtatgtgttctttccccacttccattcagcatctgctctcccttctcaactgacatccatctgccttctgctctctctcccttcttctcacttccatcatctgtccccttctctctctctctctcatctcctccattccatcatctgccccttctctctctctctctccccccccccaacttccatcatctgccccccttcccctcacctttgtgggtcactttctttcccctgagggtggctcatgtcacaggggaagctttggccgagcagaaccgcttgattgacagtggaacttacttgattgatgtcgatgctggggcccgttgccgtttgaaggaaaaaaaaaaaggtggaaaaaaggaacctgtaaaggcgagaggaagggaaacctccaggacagctgctttttgccctccttcagcggcccaagagttcagaccagcagcggcagctctgtatgcttttaacttc
This window encodes:
- the SNRPF gene encoding small nuclear ribonucleoprotein F, with the translated sequence MSLPLNPKPFLNGLTGKPVMVKLKWGMEYKGYLVSVDGYMNMQLANTEEYIDGALSGHLGEVLIRCNNVLYIRGVEEEEEDGEMRE